ATGACAATCTGTCTGTTTGTGGTGCTCAAAAATAGACAGAAAAGACAGGGAGGCCATTATTTCTCAATCTCTCTGTCTTTTCCGTTGTTTCTTTGTCGTTTTGTTTTCTTAACTTAATGACATTGCCTAATCCGCCCTCTTCCCTGATCTTCTACATGCATGTCCCCAGCCGAATCGTATCACAGCAAATTAGGGGCGATCGCTAATGCCTGACGGGTTTCCGCCATAATGTTTTCGATAATATCCTGAGCCGGTTCAATTTTTCCCAGTAAACGCAAACTTTGCCCGGCCTGCACCATCCCATTGTCCACATCACCTTCGACGGCTGCCAGCCGGCTGGTACCCGCAGCCACACGATCCAATTCGGCAGCAGGCGTTCCCTGTCGCTCCAATGCCAAAAAATGCTCCGTAAATTTATTTTTTATACCTCGCACAGCATGCCCGCTGCTTAACCCGGTAACAACAGTATCCGTATCTATAGCTGCCAGCAGCTTCTGCTTGAAGTTTGGATGTACCGAACATTCTTCCGCCAATAAAAAACGTGTTCCCATCTGAACCCCTGCCGCTCCCATAACCAATGCGGCAGCCAGTCCCCGCCCATCGGCAAAACCGCCGGCAACAACAACCGGTATATCCACTTCGGGAATGACTTGAGTCATTAAAGCCATAGTCGTTAACACACCAATATGCCCGCCGGCTTCCATACCTTCCACTACAATCGCATCCGCTCCGGCGTCCTGGACTCGTTTCGCCAATTTGACATTCGGTACAACCGGAATAATTTTTACACTGGCCTGCTTAAATTTAGGGAAAAACGGAACAGGATTTCCTGCGCCCAAAGTAACAAAGGCCACTTTTTCAGCACAAATTACATCGACAATTTCATCCTTATTCGCCGCCATAAGCTGGACATTCACCCCGAAAGGCTTATCTGTCAAAAATTTTGCTGCCTTGATTTGTTCCTGAACCCACTCAGCCGTCCGGCCGCCGGCGGCTATAATACCGGCCCCCCCTGCCTGGGAAACAGCCGCAGCCAGCTTGCCGTCAGATACCCAGGCCATTCCTCCCTGGATGATCGGATATGTCACATTTAACAACTTTGTCAATTTTGTACTCATCTGAACAACCCCTTTTACATTGATAATAGTCTACATGGAAAAATTCCCTAGCGCATGGCATATTCCTGCCGTTTTGGCAATCCTAGATAGTATTCACCGATATTTTTATTTCTCTATTCAAAAAATTCCTTTACAATCTTGTCTAAGAGACTTATAATGAAAGACTGTATAATAGAGATAATATTCAGTGTACACCCACTAATTCCTATCTCAACTTTTTTTATTCGAAAGTTTTCTATTTTTGCTTTTTTGAGGAAAAATATACGCTTCACTGCGTAAAAATAGAAGCAAAGGGGCGATATGTATGAAACTGATTGGCAAGCATCTGACTGTTGATATGTATGGCTGCAGCTTTGAAAGCTTAGATAATCTAGTTTTCGTTAAAAATGCGATGCTGACAGCCGTAGATAAGGCCAACATGACTCTGCTTGATTTTACTTATCACAAATTTCAGCCACAAGGCTTGACTGCTTTAGCATTATTAGCAGAAAGCCACATGAGTATTCATACATACCCTGAATTAGGGTATGCCGCTGTTGATGTTTTTACCTGCGGTGAACAAAGCCGTCCGGATAAAGCCGTAG
The sequence above is drawn from the Veillonellales bacterium genome and encodes:
- a CDS encoding nitronate monooxygenase: MSTKLTKLLNVTYPIIQGGMAWVSDGKLAAAVSQAGGAGIIAAGGRTAEWVQEQIKAAKFLTDKPFGVNVQLMAANKDEIVDVICAEKVAFVTLGAGNPVPFFPKFKQASVKIIPVVPNVKLAKRVQDAGADAIVVEGMEAGGHIGVLTTMALMTQVIPEVDIPVVVAGGFADGRGLAAALVMGAAGVQMGTRFLLAEECSVHPNFKQKLLAAIDTDTVVTGLSSGHAVRGIKNKFTEHFLALERQGTPAAELDRVAAGTSRLAAVEGDVDNGMVQAGQSLRLLGKIEPAQDIIENIMAETRQALAIAPNLL
- the speD gene encoding adenosylmethionine decarboxylase: MKLIGKHLTVDMYGCSFESLDNLVFVKNAMLTAVDKANMTLLDFTYHKFQPQGLTALALLAESHMSIHTYPELGYAAVDVFTCGEQSRPDKAVAILRHLFKPTKVKTTNIRRGDFGSVSDMKPKVKVHVTPLRRVRDTGVKVFHFLSRTK